From Streptomyces sp. CMB-StM0423, a single genomic window includes:
- a CDS encoding acyl-CoA dehydrogenase family protein, with the protein MKRRLYGPEHLAFRETVRTFLAKEVTPHYARWEADGIVSRDAWRAAGRQGLLGLAVPEEYGGGGHDDYRFAAVLAEEFARAGAAGLAVGLHNDVIGPYLTSLATDDQKRRWLPGFCTGELITAIAMTEPGAGSDLQGIRTTAEDRGDHWLLNGAKTFISNGILADLVVVVARTTPEGGAHGLSLLVVERGAAGFERGRNLDKIGQKAQDTAELFFTDVRVPKDNLLGERDGAFGHLMTNLPQERMAIAVAAVAAAEHLVEATTAYVKEREAFGRQLGRFQHIRFEIAEMATECAVTRTFVDRCIEDLAAGELDAVHASMAKWWATELQKRTADRCLQLHGGYGYMSEFPVARAFTDGRVQTIYGGTTEIMKEIIGRSLLS; encoded by the coding sequence TTGAAGCGCCGGCTGTACGGGCCCGAGCACCTGGCCTTCCGAGAGACCGTGCGGACCTTCCTCGCCAAGGAGGTCACCCCGCACTACGCGAGATGGGAGGCCGACGGCATCGTCTCCCGCGACGCCTGGCGCGCCGCCGGACGGCAGGGCCTGCTCGGCCTCGCCGTCCCCGAGGAGTACGGCGGCGGGGGCCACGACGACTACCGCTTCGCGGCCGTGCTGGCCGAGGAGTTCGCCCGCGCCGGCGCCGCAGGACTCGCCGTGGGCCTGCACAACGACGTCATCGGCCCGTACCTGACCTCCCTGGCCACCGACGACCAGAAGCGCCGCTGGCTGCCCGGCTTCTGCACCGGCGAGCTGATCACCGCCATCGCCATGACCGAACCCGGCGCCGGCTCCGACCTCCAGGGCATCCGCACCACCGCCGAGGACCGCGGCGACCACTGGCTGCTCAACGGCGCCAAGACGTTCATCTCCAACGGCATCCTCGCCGACCTCGTCGTCGTGGTCGCCAGGACCACCCCCGAGGGCGGCGCGCACGGGCTGAGCCTGCTGGTCGTCGAGCGCGGCGCGGCCGGCTTCGAGCGCGGCCGGAACCTCGACAAGATCGGCCAGAAGGCCCAGGACACCGCCGAGTTGTTCTTCACGGACGTACGGGTGCCGAAGGACAACCTGCTGGGGGAGCGCGACGGCGCGTTCGGCCACCTCATGACCAACCTGCCGCAGGAGCGGATGGCCATCGCCGTCGCCGCGGTCGCCGCCGCCGAGCACCTGGTCGAGGCCACCACGGCGTACGTCAAGGAGCGCGAGGCGTTCGGCCGGCAGCTCGGCCGGTTCCAGCACATCCGCTTCGAGATCGCCGAGATGGCCACCGAGTGCGCCGTGACCCGGACGTTCGTCGACCGCTGCATCGAGGACCTGGCGGCCGGCGAGCTGGACGCGGTGCACGCCTCGATGGCCAAGTGGTGGGCCACCGAGCTGCAGAAACGCACCGCGGACCGCTGTCTGCAACTGCACGGCGGCTACGGCTACATGAGCGAGTTCCCCGTGGCCCGCGCCTTCACCGACGGGCGTGTCCAGACCATCTACGGCGGCACCACCGAGATCATGAAAGAGATCATCGGCCGCTCCCTGCTCTCCTGA
- a CDS encoding saccharopine dehydrogenase family protein, with amino-acid sequence MADEPRPHDLILFGATGFTGRLTAEYLARYAPTGCRWALAGRDTGRLAEVRDRVAAIRPEWGDLPLLTADAADPAALRGLAEQTRVVATAVGPFLRHGEPLAAACAAAGTDYADLTGEPEFVDRVYVRHHERARETGARLVHSCGFECTPFDLGVRFTVEQLPEDVPLRIDGFLRAAGGFSGGTLASALGVVSRPLPGARAARARRRAEPRVTERRVRAPLGAPTRSGALRAWGLPLPTLESRVVARSAAALPRYGPDFRYRHYAAVRRLPVAAGSVLGAGAFAAAAQLPPLRKLIASRLAPGTGPVEERRARSWFSARFVGTGGGRRVVTEVSGGDPGYDESAKMLAEAAMCLAYDPLPETAGQVTTAQAMGEALTERLVTAGMGFRVRVASP; translated from the coding sequence ATGGCAGACGAGCCCCGGCCGCACGACCTCATCCTCTTCGGCGCCACCGGCTTCACCGGCCGACTCACCGCCGAGTACCTGGCCCGGTACGCGCCGACCGGCTGCCGGTGGGCGCTGGCCGGGCGCGACACCGGCAGGCTGGCGGAGGTACGCGACCGGGTGGCCGCCATCCGGCCGGAGTGGGGCGACCTGCCGCTGCTCACCGCGGACGCCGCGGACCCCGCGGCGCTGCGCGGGCTGGCCGAGCAGACCCGGGTGGTGGCCACGGCGGTCGGGCCGTTCCTGCGCCACGGCGAGCCGCTGGCCGCCGCGTGCGCGGCGGCCGGGACGGACTACGCCGACCTGACCGGCGAGCCGGAGTTCGTCGACCGGGTGTACGTGCGCCACCACGAGCGGGCCCGGGAGACCGGGGCGCGGCTGGTGCACTCCTGCGGGTTCGAGTGCACGCCGTTCGACCTCGGCGTGCGCTTCACCGTCGAGCAACTGCCGGAGGACGTGCCGCTGCGCATCGACGGCTTCCTGCGCGCCGCGGGCGGGTTCTCCGGGGGCACGCTGGCGTCCGCGCTCGGGGTCGTCTCCCGGCCGCTGCCGGGGGCGCGCGCGGCGCGGGCCCGCCGCCGGGCGGAGCCGCGGGTGACGGAGCGCCGGGTACGGGCGCCGCTGGGCGCACCGACGCGCAGCGGCGCGCTGCGCGCCTGGGGGCTGCCGCTGCCGACGCTGGAGTCGCGGGTGGTGGCGCGGTCGGCGGCGGCGCTGCCGCGGTACGGGCCCGACTTCCGCTACCGCCACTACGCCGCCGTCAGGCGGCTGCCGGTCGCCGCCGGCAGCGTGCTGGGCGCCGGGGCGTTCGCCGCGGCGGCGCAACTGCCGCCGCTGCGGAAGCTGATCGCGTCCCGGCTGGCGCCGGGCACGGGCCCGGTGGAGGAGCGCCGGGCGCGCAGTTGGTTCTCCGCCCGCTTCGTGGGTACGGGCGGCGGCCGGCGGGTGGTGACGGAGGTCAGCGGCGGCGACCCGGGGTACGACGAGTCGGCGAAGATGCTGGCGGAGGCGGCGATGTGCCTGGCGTACGACCCGCTGCCGGAGACGGCGGGGCAGGTCACGACCGCCCAGGCGATGGGCGAGGCGCTGACGGAGCGGCTGGTGACGGCGGGCATGGGCTTCCGGGTCCGGGTCGCGTCGCCGTAG
- a CDS encoding CaiB/BaiF CoA transferase family protein: protein MGSTGHGPLHGVRVVELAGIGPGPFAAMLLADLGADVVRIDRPGGPGLGIDPAHDLTNRNKRSVVLDLKSAPGAAAALALAERADILVEGFRPGVAERLGVGPGDCLARNPRLVYGRMTGWGQEGPLAETAGHDIGYVAVTGALGMIGPAGGPPAVPANLLGDYAGGSLYLVVGVLSALQHARTTGEGQVVDAAIVDGTAHLTAMIHAMVAAGAWHDRRAANLLDGGAPFYGVYETADGQYMAVGALEPAFYDEFVRLLGAPGTLPDRGEPAAWAELRERLAARFRERTRAEWTEVFAGSDACVAPVLSLREARDHPHLAARGTFTEEYGTVQPAPAPRFSATPGAVRRPPARPGAGTEAVARDWDLPDLIPAPTQEER, encoded by the coding sequence ATGGGGAGCACGGGGCACGGCCCGCTGCACGGCGTACGCGTGGTCGAGCTGGCCGGCATCGGCCCCGGTCCTTTCGCCGCCATGCTGCTCGCCGACCTCGGCGCCGACGTCGTACGGATCGACCGGCCCGGCGGCCCGGGACTCGGCATCGACCCCGCGCACGACCTCACCAACCGCAACAAGCGCTCCGTCGTCCTCGACCTCAAGTCCGCGCCCGGCGCCGCCGCCGCGCTGGCCCTCGCCGAGCGCGCCGACATCCTCGTCGAGGGTTTCCGCCCCGGCGTCGCCGAGCGCCTCGGCGTCGGCCCCGGGGACTGCCTGGCGCGCAACCCCCGGCTGGTGTACGGGCGGATGACCGGCTGGGGCCAGGAGGGACCGCTGGCGGAGACCGCCGGACACGACATCGGCTACGTCGCCGTCACCGGCGCGCTCGGCATGATCGGCCCCGCCGGCGGGCCGCCCGCCGTCCCCGCCAACCTCCTCGGCGACTACGCCGGCGGCTCGCTCTACCTCGTCGTCGGCGTGCTGTCCGCACTGCAGCACGCCCGTACCACCGGGGAGGGGCAGGTCGTCGACGCGGCCATCGTGGACGGCACCGCGCACCTCACCGCGATGATCCACGCCATGGTCGCCGCCGGCGCCTGGCACGACCGCCGCGCCGCCAACCTGCTCGACGGCGGCGCGCCGTTCTACGGCGTCTACGAGACCGCGGACGGGCAGTACATGGCCGTCGGCGCGCTGGAGCCCGCGTTCTACGACGAGTTCGTCCGCCTCCTCGGCGCCCCCGGCACCCTGCCCGACCGCGGCGAGCCCGCCGCCTGGGCGGAGCTGCGCGAGCGGCTGGCCGCCCGGTTCCGGGAGCGTACGCGCGCGGAGTGGACCGAGGTCTTCGCCGGCTCCGACGCCTGCGTCGCCCCCGTGCTGTCCCTGCGCGAGGCCCGCGACCACCCGCACCTCGCCGCCCGCGGCACCTTCACCGAGGAGTACGGCACCGTCCAGCCCGCCCCCGCGCCCCGGTTCTCCGCCACCCCCGGCGCCGTACGCCGTCCGCCCGCCCGCCCGGGCGCCGGCACCGAGGCCGTCGCCCGCGACTGGGACCTCCCCGACCTCATCCCCGCCCCGACCCAGGAGGAGCGTTGA